Genomic window (Arachis hypogaea cultivar Tifrunner chromosome 13, arahy.Tifrunner.gnm2.J5K5, whole genome shotgun sequence):
TCAAGTGGCTCTTTTGGATGGTAAGCTCCGTCAATTTCAAGTGGAGTCTGGTAAGCTGAAGGAGCAATTGGGGGCGGGGGAGGCTTCTCGGTTGAAGGCTGTGAAGGATGCGCTGAGGATACTGGTTCAAAGATCCTCAGTCTCTCCGAATTGGAGACCTTGCTTCTCTCCTAGCTGTCTCGGGAGCGAAAATGGGCGTCTGACACTGAGTCAGGGGCCGCTTCTCTGCTTGCCAAGGTGGAAGCTTTGAAGGCTGAGGTTGCCAAGCTGAAGAAGGAGAAGGATACGCTGACAAGGATTGAACAAGTTGATGCATTGATTGTGGAAGTTTGTTACTGTAATTTGTCAATGTAGTTGGGGAATTTGGTGTATGTATTGTATTGTCAAATGTTGAAATTGTTATCTGATTATAGCCAGTGATACTAACTAGATGTCAAATTACTTATTGTTGAGACAGTGATAGATGCCCCTGACCAGGCAACCCATGACTCCGATAAATTCCATGGTTAATTGGAAGTTTTCCACCTTATTATCCTAACCAGTAAACATCTTCTAGAAGTTTTATGTCAAACTTACAATCATATTCAGTACTTGTGCTGTGATTAGAACAAGATTTTTAATTGCATTATTTCAGATAAACAATTCATAGCTTATATTGATCCACATGTAATAATATGTTCGTTGATTCTTTGTTCAGTTAAACGTGTTGATCTGATCTTTTCGTTTTCGTTTTATTTCCTATTTTCTATTGAGAGTATCTAGGGGAAAAAATAGATTGGCACGCAGAAGAGACTTTAATCCCACTTGATAAAATCATATAATAACAATACAATTGAAACGTATAAAAGAATACAGGTAAGTGTGAAATGAGATGAAACAATATTGATTGTAAGTGGTTGAATTAGTTATTATTACTAATTAAGGTCTAAAAGTTTTGGTTTCACCGCAACCCATAATAGAAGAAGGAAGCTTCTCAGCAAGTCTATGGATTCCTTCTTCAAAGACGACTCCCATGCCCATGTAGAAGTGTGAGTCTATGTGGCAATGGAATAGCCACACTCCAGGATTATTGGCTTTGAATCTCAGTGCAGTCCAACCATAGGGATGCACCGGAACAGTGTTCTTTAATATGGGGTTCTCCAAGTTGTACTTCTTAGGGTCCTTGTCCTTGTCAAACTTTCCATTTCCATACCCAAGAACCCAAAAATCATGTCCATGAAGATGCCACGGGTGTGTCTCGCTATTGTTCTTGTTCATGGTATTTGCATTCTGAAGTATAACATCCACCGTTGAGTTGAACTCCAGCCTGTAAATACCATTGCTGGAAGTAGCATTGGTGTTGTTTTGGACACTGAAAATGTCATAGTTAACAGAATCATAGCCTTCAGGAGGAGGTGTTTGATCAAATGCGTCTTTTAGATTATCTTTGAGTGCAACAAGGTAAGGGGTCTGAGGGAGGCTGAAAGAAACATTGTTAACGGACCATTTGCGATAACCATTTATGGTGTTCTGGGTGTTGAGGAGTACTATGACTCTGTCAGAGGTTGTTGGAGGCTTTTGAATGAAGCCTTGGCGGGCTTTGATGGCGAGGCTCTGGGCCAGCCTGGGCTTAACGTCGTCCCAAGCAGGAGGTGTTGGTGGTGGGGTTGGGGGAGAGCGCATAGGGTGGTTAGGATAGTAGTTGAAAATGGCTAAACCAGGTGGTGTGGTTCTGTTTCTGCTTACAACGTTAGAGGTGATCCAATAGTTTCTTTTAGGGTCTTGATCTGCTTTAACCAGCACCGAGTAGGT
Coding sequences:
- the LOC112733284 gene encoding L-ascorbate oxidase; this translates as MVELRLIKGMPTLLVIWCILLGVLGNLQKGEGRIRHYRWDVKYEYKSPDCFKKLVITVNGRSPGPTIQAEEGDTVVVEVNNSLVTENLAIHWHGIRQIGSPWFDGTEGVTQCPVLPGDTFKYQFVVDQAGTYLYHAHYGMQREAGLYGLIRVSPRQPEPFSYDYDRSIILDDWFHKSTYEQAAGLSAIPFQWVGEPQSLLINGKGRFNCSLSSPITGICNATNPECAPFSQTVVPGKTYRLRIGSLTTLSALSFQIQGHKMRVVEADGHYVEPFEVENLFIYSGETYSVLVKADQDPKRNYWITSNVVSRNRTTPPGLAIFNYYPNHPMRSPPTPPPTPPAWDDVKPRLAQSLAIKARQGFIQKPPTTSDRVIVLLNTQNTINGYRKWSVNNVSFSLPQTPYLVALKDNLKDAFDQTPPPEGYDSVNYDIFSVQNNTNATSSNGIYRLEFNSTVDVILQNANTMNKNNSETHPWHLHGHDFWVLGYGNGKFDKDKDPKKYNLENPILKNTVPVHPYGWTALRFKANNPGVWLFHCHIDSHFYMGMGVVFEEGIHRLAEKLPSSIMGCGETKTFRP